In the genome of Flavobacterium panacagri, one region contains:
- a CDS encoding type IA DNA topoisomerase, producing the protein MKVCIAEKPSVAREIASVLGANTKHDGYYEGNGYAVTYTFGHLCTLKEPNDYKPHWKSWDLNNLPMLPEKFETKVVQNSGIQKQFKIIKTLFEKAEMVINCGDAGQEGELIQRWVMNEAHYKGEIKRLWISSLTTEAIKEGFDNLKPSENYDNLFYAGFSRAIGDWLLGMNATRLYTVKHGGYKQVLSIGRVQTPTLAMVVERFKEIENFKPQPYWELQTLYRETLFSYEEGRFLKKEDGEILAEKVKESDFEIVSVDKKNGNEYAPKLFDLTGLQVYCNQKFGFSAEETLKIAQTLYEQKAITYPRVDTTFLPGDIYPKVPGILQKLTNYSHLTEPLLGKKIKKSPKVFNDKKVTDHHAIIPTGIEINLPHNQQQVYDIIVKRFIAVFYDDCLVANTTVIGKAADVTFKATGKEILKKGFRVVFEDPNAKEKEPDLLPSFVVGEKGPHEPSFLQKETKPPNYYTEATLLRAMETAGKQVDDEDLRELMKENGIGRPSTRANIIETLFKRQYIVRNKKQILPTIAGIQLIDTIQNELIKSAELTGSWEKQLKDIEKGTFTAAAFIRNMKKMVEALVYEVRSETTRANISYAASVQKPVVKTEKKKASGGILAETCPKCQKGNFIKGKSAFGCSEYKSGCDFVLPYVFHDKKITEPQYLRLLQKGSTVNIKGFKTDTGAVEGLIRFEENYRLKLEPKKTAPKTAVKEETSDSLVCPKCNKGTILKGKTAYGCAEYKSGCDFKVTFDEVRAKLQNQKPTKELVYSILKESV; encoded by the coding sequence ATGAAGGTCTGTATTGCTGAGAAACCAAGTGTAGCACGCGAAATAGCATCCGTTTTGGGCGCCAATACCAAACATGACGGATATTATGAAGGCAACGGTTATGCCGTGACCTACACTTTTGGGCATTTATGCACCTTAAAAGAACCCAACGATTACAAACCGCACTGGAAAAGCTGGGATTTGAATAACCTTCCTATGCTTCCTGAAAAATTCGAGACTAAAGTAGTTCAGAATTCCGGAATCCAAAAACAGTTTAAAATCATAAAAACCCTTTTCGAAAAAGCCGAAATGGTCATTAATTGCGGGGATGCCGGGCAGGAAGGAGAATTGATCCAGCGCTGGGTAATGAACGAAGCGCACTATAAAGGCGAAATCAAACGTTTATGGATTTCGTCACTTACTACCGAAGCTATTAAAGAAGGTTTTGACAATCTGAAACCTTCTGAAAACTACGATAATTTATTCTATGCCGGATTTTCTAGAGCAATCGGTGATTGGCTTTTAGGAATGAACGCTACTCGTTTGTACACCGTAAAACACGGCGGTTACAAACAGGTTTTGTCTATTGGACGCGTGCAGACACCAACGCTCGCAATGGTTGTAGAAAGATTTAAAGAAATTGAAAACTTTAAACCTCAACCGTATTGGGAATTGCAGACTCTGTACAGAGAAACACTTTTTAGCTACGAAGAAGGCCGCTTTTTAAAAAAAGAAGACGGAGAAATTCTGGCTGAAAAAGTTAAAGAAAGTGATTTCGAAATTGTTTCTGTAGATAAAAAAAACGGAAACGAATATGCTCCTAAACTATTTGATTTAACAGGTTTACAGGTTTATTGCAATCAAAAGTTTGGATTCTCGGCAGAAGAGACACTTAAAATTGCACAGACTTTATATGAGCAGAAAGCCATCACGTATCCAAGAGTTGATACGACTTTCTTACCTGGAGATATTTATCCAAAAGTACCAGGAATTCTGCAAAAACTGACCAATTATTCTCATTTGACAGAACCGCTTTTAGGCAAAAAAATCAAAAAATCGCCAAAGGTTTTCAACGACAAAAAAGTAACCGATCACCACGCGATTATTCCAACAGGAATTGAAATCAATCTGCCTCATAATCAGCAGCAGGTTTATGATATTATCGTAAAACGTTTTATTGCTGTTTTTTATGATGACTGTCTTGTTGCCAATACGACAGTGATAGGAAAAGCAGCCGATGTAACTTTTAAAGCCACCGGAAAAGAAATCCTGAAAAAAGGTTTTAGAGTCGTTTTTGAAGATCCGAATGCGAAGGAAAAAGAACCCGATTTATTACCGAGTTTTGTTGTTGGCGAAAAAGGGCCGCATGAACCTTCATTTCTTCAAAAAGAAACCAAGCCACCTAATTATTATACCGAAGCTACTTTGCTTAGGGCAATGGAAACGGCAGGAAAACAAGTCGATGACGAGGATTTACGTGAATTGATGAAAGAAAACGGAATTGGTCGTCCGTCAACTCGTGCTAACATTATCGAAACGCTTTTTAAACGCCAGTATATTGTTCGTAATAAAAAACAGATTTTACCCACTATAGCAGGAATTCAGCTAATTGATACGATTCAAAATGAATTGATCAAATCGGCTGAACTTACGGGGTCTTGGGAAAAACAGTTAAAAGACATTGAAAAAGGTACTTTTACCGCTGCTGCTTTTATTCGGAACATGAAAAAAATGGTGGAAGCTTTGGTCTACGAAGTTCGAAGCGAGACTACTCGCGCCAATATTTCGTATGCAGCATCAGTTCAGAAACCTGTAGTTAAAACAGAGAAAAAGAAAGCTTCAGGCGGAATTTTGGCAGAAACCTGTCCGAAATGCCAGAAAGGAAATTTTATAAAAGGAAAATCAGCTTTTGGTTGCAGCGAGTATAAATCGGGTTGTGACTTTGTACTTCCTTATGTCTTTCACGATAAAAAAATTACAGAACCGCAGTATTTAAGATTGCTTCAAAAAGGTTCAACAGTAAATATTAAAGGTTTTAAAACAGATACGGGAGCAGTTGAAGGTTTGATTCGTTTTGAAGAAAACTACAGACTCAAGTTAGAACCTAAGAAAACAGCACCTAAAACAGCTGTAAAAGAAGAAACTTCAGATTCTTTAGTATGTCCAAAATGTAATAAAGGAACTATTTTAAAAGGCAAAACAGCTTACGGCTGTGCAGAATACAAATCGGGCTGTGATTTTAAAGTTACTTTTGATGAAGTAAGAGCCAAACTTCAAAATCAAAAACCTACCAAGGAATTGGTGTATTCTATTTTGAAGGAAAGCGTTTAA
- a CDS encoding DUF5995 family protein has product MSVRQASTINEVIQILDEIIETSKLEQSPVGLFAMLYREVTVRIKQGIADGSFQNGERMEKLDVIFANRYIEAYYLYKAKEKPSECWAFSFEQAEKFWPIVIQHLLLGMNAHINLDLGIAAAQVSTAQNIGDLKADFDKINSILSSLVKGVEKCLIKIWPTLTVLLKLAGKADNFFIDFSMETARNGAWQFANEFVMLPENQTQTCILERDKRITGIARLVSNPGYYVSAIFKFIRLFEKGTVAQKIIDLRIMEENIMKCVTV; this is encoded by the coding sequence ATGAGTGTAAGACAAGCATCTACGATAAATGAGGTTATTCAGATATTGGATGAAATCATTGAAACCTCAAAATTGGAGCAAAGTCCAGTTGGTTTATTTGCCATGTTATATCGTGAAGTCACAGTAAGAATAAAACAGGGAATTGCAGACGGTTCTTTTCAAAACGGAGAACGAATGGAAAAACTGGATGTTATTTTTGCCAATCGTTACATTGAAGCTTATTATTTGTATAAAGCCAAAGAAAAACCTTCGGAATGCTGGGCGTTTTCTTTTGAACAGGCCGAAAAATTCTGGCCTATTGTAATACAGCATTTACTGCTCGGAATGAATGCACATATTAATCTGGATTTGGGAATCGCAGCTGCGCAGGTGAGTACAGCCCAAAATATTGGAGACTTAAAAGCCGATTTTGACAAGATAAATTCCATACTCAGCAGTTTGGTAAAAGGTGTAGAAAAATGCTTAATCAAAATCTGGCCAACTCTTACTGTTTTACTAAAATTAGCGGGTAAAGCCGATAATTTCTTTATTGATTTTAGTATGGAAACCGCTAGAAACGGCGCTTGGCAATTTGCAAATGAATTTGTCATGCTTCCCGAAAATCAAACACAAACTTGCATATTGGAAAGAGATAAGAGAATTACAGGAATTGCACGTTTAGTTTCAAATCCAGGATATTATGTTAGCGCTATTTTCAAGTTCATTCGGTTATTTGAAAAAGGAACTGTTGCTCAAAAAATAATCGATTTGCGAATTATGGAAGAAAATATTATGAAGTGTGTTACGGTTTAG
- a CDS encoding DUF3997 domain-containing protein, whose amino-acid sequence MKKIIFIVLVSILLSSCFGLYDYGSDAIVDDYETLWIDIYESRSLKKGEILVPAYVFAVGYDSKYIYSKQHPLAENATDKINRNVINYYIIERTESGFQDKPIFGPFNKTGFEKKCTELSIKNPEFKLTFPTKWHFD is encoded by the coding sequence ATGAAAAAAATCATTTTTATAGTCTTAGTATCCATTTTATTATCATCTTGTTTTGGTTTATATGATTACGGCAGTGATGCCATTGTAGACGATTATGAAACACTGTGGATTGATATTTACGAATCCAGATCTTTAAAAAAAGGAGAAATTTTAGTTCCCGCTTATGTTTTTGCTGTTGGCTATGATTCGAAGTATATTTATTCGAAACAGCATCCGCTTGCAGAAAACGCAACTGATAAAATAAATCGAAATGTAATCAATTATTACATTATCGAAAGGACAGAAAGCGGTTTTCAGGATAAACCTATCTTTGGGCCGTTCAATAAAACCGGATTTGAAAAAAAATGCACCGAACTGTCCATCAAAAACCCAGAATTTAAGTTAACTTTCCCAACGAAATGGCATTTTGACTGA
- a CDS encoding copper resistance protein NlpE N-terminal domain-containing protein, whose amino-acid sequence MKLILTALLLIFNLITAAAQSNSVAGDYTRSLSDSERKHIIEYKLTLNQDGTFEFHSYSKIQGGIPPESNKYGKGKWTAKDNLITFSSDKKEDLNEKYTLDFNNSTARFVTKNPRDKSDKVVQTKLQFLESGLFWMKRIDIFKI is encoded by the coding sequence ATGAAACTTATATTAACCGCTTTACTTCTAATTTTCAATCTCATAACAGCAGCTGCTCAATCCAATTCGGTTGCGGGCGATTACACACGTTCACTTTCAGATTCTGAAAGAAAACATATAATCGAATACAAACTAACTTTAAATCAAGATGGAACATTTGAATTTCATTCGTATTCCAAAATTCAAGGTGGCATCCCGCCAGAAAGTAACAAATACGGAAAAGGAAAATGGACTGCAAAAGATAATCTAATTACTTTTTCATCGGACAAAAAAGAAGATCTGAATGAAAAATATACGTTAGATTTTAATAATTCTACTGCACGATTTGTAACCAAAAATCCTAGAGACAAAAGCGATAAAGTGGTTCAAACCAAACTACAATTTTTAGAATCTGGACTTTTTTGGATGAAGAGAATTGATATTTTTAAAATATAA
- a CDS encoding GreA/GreB family elongation factor, which yields MSQNIILTTGTYDLIKDHVRRKKVTPHEEELLLSELKHATQVLRRNLPENIVSVNRKVTYKDHVKNEEKTILLVGPEKVKVSKNKISVLSDEGIAMIGYKVGDVVEWPAKKGNLKLEILKVEVEA from the coding sequence ATGTCACAAAATATTATTTTAACTACAGGAACATACGATTTAATTAAAGATCACGTAAGAAGAAAAAAAGTAACCCCGCACGAAGAAGAACTTTTATTGAGTGAGCTAAAACATGCTACACAGGTATTACGAAGAAATCTGCCAGAAAACATCGTTTCAGTAAACCGAAAAGTAACTTATAAAGACCATGTGAAAAACGAAGAAAAAACAATTCTTTTGGTTGGTCCCGAAAAAGTAAAAGTAAGCAAAAACAAAATTTCTGTTCTTTCGGATGAAGGTATTGCAATGATTGGTTACAAAGTAGGCGATGTTGTAGAATGGCCGGCAAAAAAAGGTAATTTGAAACTCGAAATTTTAAAGGTAGAAGTAGAGGCTTAA
- a CDS encoding phospholipase D-like domain-containing protein yields MNDLITNGTEIKQRIISEINNAKQLIYIAMAWFTDRDIAMAIIEAKNRDLTIDIILSSNVQNETVKLMLKGAGINVHAFETGDTRGIMHHKFCLIDNRLTINGSYNYSINASFNNVENVQVSDDFRIYSQFLSEFERLRYNIDHNIGVNTTSSSSITSQEVKTEQPQPINIIEAFSQQLHNLVYSAAQINTEEYKKKGYEKSKDNNGNIEIFRTEYDHIKEEIKTYATDESLGSKKNILISNISNAFESMKTNLETEKQEKITIEKRNSDLETRQIKDKISELKKEKSIIESGNQSTGEKGLLQINKEIEKNKLERRSLEQSFVIKKFWTIGTVLILIALGVFVFYLSIFFASAIYKVFFEGNAIMTSLQAGINPGIPQLVDANAIINIFKQQGTLFGIIAALFFLIPVLLSNLKILGSENKLLNNLMFWVGLLIFDVVVSSMVAINTDEIKSLLAGQKSTMQIWEVVKHGEFYLIFTFGMFPLILTHFLVDYVVKAYKKSKPEMVDAEKNKNIQFLDEEMLELNILKESLSNRIKENETLVNENNSKILNLETEINNYENQIDNKYADLQKKTKIIFDEFNTKITSGKIFTDVIFDSIITAYKSGFIEHLPKYYATDEVAVRVREIEQILI; encoded by the coding sequence ATGAACGATCTTATAACAAACGGAACAGAAATTAAGCAAAGGATTATTTCTGAAATAAACAACGCGAAACAACTTATCTACATTGCAATGGCTTGGTTTACTGATAGAGATATTGCAATGGCTATTATCGAGGCAAAAAATAGAGACCTAACTATTGATATTATTCTTTCTTCAAATGTTCAAAATGAAACTGTTAAATTAATGCTTAAAGGAGCTGGTATTAATGTCCATGCTTTCGAAACAGGAGATACACGAGGAATAATGCATCATAAATTTTGCCTTATCGATAACAGACTCACAATTAATGGTTCATACAATTACTCGATAAATGCAAGCTTTAATAATGTTGAAAATGTTCAGGTTTCAGATGACTTTAGAATTTATTCTCAATTTTTATCAGAATTCGAGCGTCTAAGATATAATATTGATCACAACATTGGGGTGAATACAACTTCATCTTCCAGTATTACATCTCAAGAAGTTAAAACAGAACAGCCTCAACCTATAAACATTATTGAAGCTTTTTCACAGCAATTACATAATCTTGTTTATTCTGCAGCTCAAATTAATACTGAAGAATACAAAAAAAAAGGCTATGAAAAATCAAAAGATAATAACGGTAATATTGAAATTTTCAGAACGGAATATGACCATATAAAAGAAGAAATTAAAACTTATGCAACTGATGAAAGTTTAGGCAGTAAAAAGAACATTTTAATTTCTAATATTTCTAACGCTTTTGAAAGCATGAAAACAAATTTAGAAACTGAAAAACAGGAAAAAATAACAATTGAAAAAAGGAATAGTGACTTAGAAACAAGACAAATTAAAGATAAAATTTCTGAATTAAAAAAAGAGAAATCTATTATTGAGTCCGGAAATCAAAGCACAGGAGAAAAAGGTTTACTTCAAATCAATAAAGAAATTGAAAAAAACAAATTAGAAAGAAGATCTTTAGAACAGTCTTTTGTAATAAAAAAGTTTTGGACAATTGGAACTGTTCTGATTTTAATCGCTTTAGGAGTTTTCGTCTTTTATCTATCAATATTTTTTGCGTCTGCAATTTATAAAGTTTTTTTTGAGGGAAATGCCATAATGACGTCTTTGCAAGCGGGAATAAATCCGGGAATTCCTCAACTAGTTGATGCAAATGCTATTATAAACATTTTTAAACAACAAGGAACTCTATTCGGTATTATAGCAGCTCTTTTCTTTTTAATACCTGTATTATTATCAAATCTAAAAATTCTTGGAAGCGAAAACAAACTCTTAAATAATTTGATGTTCTGGGTTGGATTATTAATATTTGATGTCGTGGTCTCAAGCATGGTGGCAATCAATACTGACGAAATAAAATCTTTATTGGCTGGACAAAAATCTACTATGCAGATTTGGGAAGTTGTAAAACATGGTGAGTTCTACTTAATTTTTACATTTGGAATGTTCCCTTTAATTCTAACTCATTTTTTAGTTGATTATGTAGTCAAGGCTTATAAAAAATCTAAGCCAGAAATGGTTGATGCTGAAAAAAACAAAAACATCCAATTTCTGGATGAAGAAATGCTGGAGTTAAATATATTAAAAGAATCATTAAGCAACAGAATTAAGGAAAATGAAACTTTAGTAAATGAAAACAATTCTAAAATTTTAAATCTAGAAACTGAAATTAATAATTACGAAAATCAAATCGATAATAAATATGCTGATTTGCAGAAAAAAACTAAAATCATATTTGATGAGTTTAATACAAAAATAACAAGTGGCAAAATTTTTACTGATGTAATCTTTGACAGTATCATTACTGCCTATAAATCAGGTTTTATAGAACATCTTCCAAAGTATTATGCCACAGATGAAGTAGCAGTTCGAGTTAGAGAAATAGAACAAATATTAATTTAA
- a CDS encoding DUF3592 domain-containing protein translates to MDFNKKYGIPFVIFFVFFMFYKPVICCLMMGLLAIVYAVNSIFFLNNISKNGIGITGKIVSYESDEEGYKTPIIEFQTAEETIITGKPTFHTSSDLDKFRSYRGNIDKPIKIIYDPKNPEKFILKDNSNGCGLIFLIIIGLVFTYISIGNLLGYNNIF, encoded by the coding sequence ATGGACTTTAATAAAAAATATGGGATACCATTTGTTATATTTTTTGTCTTCTTTATGTTTTATAAACCTGTAATCTGCTGCTTAATGATGGGTTTGCTTGCAATAGTATATGCGGTTAATAGCATTTTTTTCTTAAATAACATTAGCAAAAACGGAATAGGAATTACAGGGAAAATTGTGTCTTATGAATCAGACGAAGAAGGATATAAAACACCAATTATTGAGTTTCAAACTGCTGAAGAAACAATAATTACAGGAAAACCTACTTTTCATACCTCTTCAGATTTAGATAAATTTAGATCTTATCGAGGAAATATAGATAAACCAATAAAAATAATTTATGATCCAAAGAACCCTGAAAAATTTATTCTAAAAGATAATTCTAACGGCTGTGGTCTTATTTTTTTAATCATTATTGGTTTGGTTTTTACCTATATTTCGATTGGAAATCTGCTGGGTTACAATAACATTTTCTAA
- a CDS encoding helix-turn-helix transcriptional regulator, translated as MNTTAKTRHIGRNINRIRELKGMKQEALALAIGVSQQTISNLEASETIEEEKLLEIAKALEVTVEAIKNFSEENVINYFNTFNEAVNNGHFGNNNNCTFNPLDKVVELYERLIQAEKEKNEYLEKLLGGK; from the coding sequence ATGAATACAACAGCAAAAACAAGACATATCGGACGTAATATTAACCGTATTAGAGAACTAAAAGGCATGAAACAGGAAGCCTTGGCACTCGCCATTGGTGTAAGTCAGCAAACGATTTCTAACTTGGAAGCAAGTGAAACCATAGAAGAGGAAAAATTGCTTGAAATTGCCAAAGCGCTCGAAGTCACTGTTGAAGCCATTAAAAATTTTTCGGAAGAAAACGTGATCAATTATTTTAATACTTTTAATGAAGCTGTAAATAATGGTCATTTTGGGAATAACAATAATTGTACCTTCAATCCTTTAGATAAAGTAGTGGAACTTTACGAGCGTTTGATTCAGGCGGAGAAGGAGAAGAATGAGTATTTGGAAAAGCTATTGGGAGGGAAGTAG
- a CDS encoding restriction endonuclease, with amino-acid sequence MDKILPFDDSPMYVEFEKLVQTIFHNNGFKTEIPSKKNAYDFSAKIDDKFAYVEVKFYKSKLPKLDLLRKAYLRLLSQKDDEKIILILVVSSYITPSLKQEIYKETGVTIWDAKTLFSLAFDYSTLYYDLENILTRAFNEPLDDLMIVDNNYKSTIITSLNSVSTIKAKKTENEGEKLCKDLHALKPGKDDAIKFENKCIDILKYLFNNKTDLTLWETQPTTDDGLHRFDLLCRIISSHQNTFWTELAYDFHTRYVLFEFKNYTEEIKQGQIYTTEKYLFLTALRSVSFIIARNGADNNAIKAAKGALKEAGKLIVILTSDDICNMLKLKDNGDEPVIILRAKIDEMLVKLTRS; translated from the coding sequence ATGGACAAAATATTACCATTTGATGACTCTCCGATGTATGTAGAATTTGAAAAACTTGTACAAACTATTTTTCATAATAATGGATTTAAAACAGAAATTCCATCAAAAAAAAATGCTTACGATTTTTCAGCTAAAATCGACGATAAGTTCGCTTACGTTGAAGTTAAATTTTACAAAAGCAAACTTCCTAAATTAGATCTTTTAAGAAAGGCTTATCTCAGATTACTTTCGCAAAAAGATGATGAAAAAATTATCCTTATTTTAGTTGTTTCTAGTTACATAACACCAAGTTTGAAACAAGAGATATACAAAGAAACTGGTGTGACGATCTGGGATGCAAAAACCCTTTTTTCTTTAGCATTTGATTATTCTACGCTTTACTATGATCTTGAAAATATTTTAACAAGAGCATTTAACGAACCTTTAGATGATTTAATGATAGTCGATAATAATTATAAATCAACAATAATTACATCGCTTAATAGTGTATCAACAATAAAGGCAAAAAAAACAGAAAATGAAGGTGAAAAACTTTGTAAAGATTTACATGCTTTAAAACCGGGTAAAGATGATGCAATAAAATTTGAAAATAAATGTATTGATATTCTAAAATATCTATTTAACAACAAAACGGATTTAACTTTATGGGAAACCCAACCTACAACAGATGATGGTTTACATAGATTTGATTTACTATGCAGAATTATTTCTTCTCATCAAAATACATTTTGGACTGAACTTGCTTATGATTTTCACACAAGATATGTACTGTTTGAATTTAAAAATTATACAGAAGAAATTAAGCAAGGTCAAATTTACACAACAGAGAAATATTTATTCTTAACTGCTTTGCGCTCTGTTAGTTTTATTATAGCAAGAAATGGAGCAGATAACAATGCTATAAAAGCTGCAAAAGGAGCATTAAAGGAGGCTGGTAAATTAATTGTTATTTTAACATCAGATGACATTTGCAATATGTTAAAACTTAAAGATAATGGTGATGAACCAGTTATAATCTTAAGAGCAAAAATTGACGAAATGTTAGTTAAACTTACAAGATCGTAG
- a CDS encoding SIR2 family NAD-dependent protein deacylase — protein sequence METKFKGIIPRELIEAIKKNKCVLFVGSGLSAQVERSNGKNLPNWGNFLEELLAFGIDKNISFWNDPSHIKEMINKGNYLMAAQELQECIGKGEFSDFLSQIFRDANVKPQNVHNLICEIPFRALITSNYDALLEGAYAITNAGRIPQKFTQEDLKTISTPLRKDNFFIFKIHGDIDRSETIILGSRSYTNLLFRTPEYLSFLETLFTTHSVLFIGFGGSDPDLDYILDRLSTIFSRTLDKHFILLPFDKFNLTEKRRLLLDRRLEVIDYDKSNNHGEIEIFLNDLKIITTNCETNNEQIIPKTSKNILIICSSGEERLQKQVSERIQSNGHKYSGWLFAESFEERLIYKHFKKIQIGLVLITKNSIQSNTFHRELEYVILQETEEKIKLVIVVIGDVEVPRVLMNKSFIKISRMDDNGWEKILYHINQI from the coding sequence ATGGAAACTAAATTTAAGGGGATTATACCTAGGGAATTAATTGAAGCAATAAAAAAAAACAAATGCGTTTTATTTGTTGGTTCAGGTTTATCCGCTCAAGTAGAAAGAAGTAATGGTAAAAACTTACCTAATTGGGGTAATTTTTTAGAAGAATTACTTGCCTTTGGGATAGATAAAAACATTTCATTTTGGAATGATCCTTCCCACATAAAGGAAATGATAAACAAAGGAAATTATTTAATGGCAGCTCAAGAACTTCAAGAATGTATTGGAAAGGGAGAGTTTAGTGATTTTCTGTCACAGATTTTTAGAGATGCCAATGTAAAACCTCAAAACGTTCATAACTTAATATGTGAAATTCCATTTAGAGCATTAATTACAAGTAATTATGACGCATTGCTTGAAGGGGCATATGCAATTACTAATGCTGGTCGAATACCACAAAAATTCACTCAAGAAGATTTAAAAACGATTTCAACTCCTCTAAGAAAGGATAACTTCTTTATATTTAAAATACATGGTGATATAGATAGATCTGAAACGATAATTCTAGGTAGTCGCAGTTATACTAATTTACTATTTAGGACACCTGAATATTTAAGTTTTTTAGAAACACTATTTACAACCCATAGTGTTCTATTTATAGGTTTCGGAGGTTCAGATCCAGATTTAGATTATATTTTAGATCGACTTTCAACAATATTTTCAAGGACACTAGATAAACATTTTATTCTTTTACCTTTTGATAAATTTAATCTAACGGAAAAAAGAAGATTATTACTTGACAGAAGATTAGAAGTCATTGATTATGACAAATCAAACAATCATGGTGAAATCGAGATTTTTTTAAACGATCTAAAAATTATTACCACTAATTGTGAAACTAATAACGAACAAATTATTCCTAAAACATCAAAAAATATTTTAATAATTTGTTCTAGTGGCGAAGAAAGATTGCAAAAGCAAGTTTCTGAAAGAATCCAAAGTAATGGTCATAAGTATAGTGGCTGGCTATTTGCTGAATCTTTTGAAGAAAGATTAATATACAAACACTTTAAAAAAATTCAAATTGGGCTTGTTTTAATTACTAAAAACTCTATACAATCAAATACTTTTCATCGAGAATTAGAATACGTAATTTTACAAGAAACCGAAGAAAAAATTAAACTTGTAATTGTTGTTATAGGTGATGTAGAAGTTCCAAGAGTCCTAATGAATAAGTCATTTATAAAAATCAGTAGAATGGACGATAATGGCTGGGAAAAAATCCTCTATCATATCAACCAAATATAA
- the prfA gene encoding peptide chain release factor 1, which yields MLDRLQYVKQRFDEISDLIIQPDVIADQKRYVQLNQEYKSIKALVEKREEYILVLANIDEANEIIADGSDADMVEMAKMQLDEAKERLPQLEEEIKFMLIPKDPEDAKNVMVEIRAGTGGDEASIFAGDLFRMYTKYCEGQGWRTSVVDMNEGTSGGFKEVIFEVSGEDVYGTLKFEAGVHRVQRVPQTETQGRVHTSAATVMVLPEAEEFDVQIDMNDVRVDFFCSSGPGGQSVNTTKSAVRLTHIPTGLVAQCQDQKSQHKNKDKALIVLRSRLYEMELAKKQEEDATKRSSQVSSGDRSAKIRTYNYAQGRVTDHRVGLTLYDLGNIMNGDIQKIVAELQLVNNMEKLKEASEVY from the coding sequence ATGTTAGATAGACTTCAATATGTAAAGCAGCGATTTGATGAGATTTCGGATTTGATTATTCAGCCGGATGTTATTGCAGATCAGAAACGTTATGTACAGCTTAACCAGGAATATAAAAGCATAAAAGCACTGGTTGAAAAGAGAGAAGAATACATTCTTGTTTTAGCCAATATTGACGAAGCAAACGAAATTATTGCAGACGGTAGCGACGCAGATATGGTTGAAATGGCCAAAATGCAGCTGGATGAAGCAAAAGAACGCTTGCCGCAACTAGAGGAGGAAATCAAATTTATGTTGATTCCTAAAGATCCTGAAGATGCTAAAAATGTTATGGTGGAGATTCGCGCCGGAACGGGTGGGGACGAAGCGAGTATTTTTGCAGGAGATTTATTCAGAATGTATACTAAATACTGTGAAGGCCAAGGATGGAGAACATCTGTGGTAGATATGAACGAAGGTACTTCGGGAGGTTTCAAAGAGGTTATTTTTGAGGTTTCGGGAGAGGATGTTTACGGAACTTTGAAGTTTGAAGCAGGTGTACACCGTGTACAGCGTGTTCCTCAGACAGAAACGCAAGGCCGTGTGCATACATCGGCGGCAACGGTAATGGTTTTACCAGAAGCAGAAGAGTTTGATGTACAGATCGATATGAACGATGTTCGTGTAGATTTCTTCTGTTCGTCTGGACCTGGAGGACAGTCGGTAAATACTACGAAATCGGCGGTACGTTTAACGCATATTCCAACTGGATTGGTGGCGCAATGTCAGGATCAGAAATCGCAGCATAAAAATAAAGATAAAGCCTTAATCGTATTACGTTCTCGTTTGTACGAAATGGAATTGGCGAAAAAACAAGAAGAAGATGCTACTAAACGTAGTTCTCAGGTAAGTTCTGGAGACCGTTCGGCTAAGATTCGTACGTACAACTATGCGCAAGGCCGTGTAACGGATCACCGTGTTGGTTTAACGCTTTACGATCTAGGAAACATCATGAATGGTGATATTCAGAAAATTGTTGCCGAGCTTCAATTGGTGAACAATATGGAGAAATTGAAAGAAGCTTCGGAAGTTTACTAA